In Thermoanaerobacterium xylanolyticum LX-11, the genomic window ATATACATTGAAGCTCTATAATTTCCGTCCTTGGTCCATGCTTCAGGAGTCCTGAACCAATAGCCCTTTCCACTTTTATCATAAGTCATTTTATATACTCCATATGCTGTGTTATACGCTTCTTCTGTCATACCTCTGTATTTCATAAAAGATGCTAAAGCATATGTCACACCTGTCCAAACTTCCTGTGCCTGTATATCGGACTCATCAACTATACCGTCCGGCCTCATACCATTTACTGCACCCATCTTACCATTTTCAAATTTCATAACATTAAATTCATATATTTTCTTTAAGGCTTTTTGCACATGATCTTTTGGCAATATATCTCCTAATCTTAATATATCCGCATACCACTGACCAGCAAGTTGATCCGCCATAATACTATCTTTATGGTCGCTCTCTGTATCAAAATTGTAATACTCACCATTCCACAATTCTTTTTCAAAGTTTTGTTGAGCAATTTTATACCATTCATTGTATTTTATATATGCTTCATTATCTTTTAAAACTTTTCCTATTTCCTGCGCTGCCTTTAAAGCAGCAAGCCAGAGACTCCCACAATATGCACTTGTTCCTTTCATTGACCAAGTATCATACGTCTGGTCAGGTATACCTTCATTATCTGGTATACCGTCGTTGTCTTTATCCATTTCTTTTAATTTATCAAGAGCGGTCTTTACTGATTTCCATGTGTATTTCAAAAATTCTTTATCTGTTTTTCCAGTCAGGACATAATCTCTGTACACAAGAAGCACATATTTAGAATTTAAATCTTTCCAGATATTTGGATTCTGCCAATCATATGCATTAATCTTTATCCAAGGCAGAGCATATGAAGAACCTAGATCATGCGGTATCATGCCTTGAACCTTTTTTACTGCCATTGCTCCGTTCGAGCCAACTTTAAACTCTGAACTATCCTGCACATTTATAGTATCAGCAAACTGTCTCATAACCTGTTTTTCTATATCCGGCCACAACATTACAAGCGGAAACGAACCATAAAACCTTACATCAAGTGTCTCATAATAGTTATAGTCAAAACACTCCAAAAGGCCAAACATGTTGTTTGTTCTTTTATCTTTTTCCCCAACTTTACCATTTTCCCAAGCTGTCCCGCCATCAGCAAGATAATAAAGTTCATTAAACAAAGCAGTTTTATACCAGTCGGGTTTACTCTTATTTGATAATATTGGCTTTTGCCAGTCATCTATCATCTTTTCCCACTTTTGATAATTATTTAATGCCTCTTTTAAAATTGCAAAAGAATTTTTCCCGTTTTTTCCAAAATACTTTGTATACATTTTATACCATTTATCGCCGCCACCAAATTTCATTATTGGCAAATCCCAACTTAAAGCAAATGGTACCTCAATTGTTTGTCCGGGTTGCAATTTAAAGTTAACTGCTATTGCACTGCCTATTCCATCCTGTTTTGTTGGGGTTTCGTCATCTTTATTATCAAGAATCCCATTTTTCGAAAATTCATGCCATAAGTCGCTACCATCACCAGTAGTTACAAATTTAGCTTTATATGAAATATCAACGCCCGGAACTTTTTTAACACCAATTGAATATTCTCCATTCCATTCTTCATTATCGTTTGATATATTGCCCATAACAGCCGCAACAATCTCACTATCTTTAGATTTGTCTTTAATAATTTTATTGAAGTTGCCACTATTGACATTTACTTGTTTACCAAAAAAACCAATCATATTTTGCCATGTAAACATTATAGAAACGTCGACATTTTTATTTGTTGGGTTATATGCAGTCCATTTAAAAACAGCAACAGGGTATGATGTTTCTTTATAATTATAAGGTATTATAGGAGAAAACTGCTTTACCGCAAGTTGTACAGGCAAATCTTTGTTAGTGTATGTATACCATGAATTAGGATATAACGCATAATACATTCCACTTTCCTTTGGATAATCCCATTTCCAGCTGCTAAGATAGCCGTTTTCCGGTTCGCCCGCATATAGTACCTGTGCCACACCATCTTTATTTCCTTCAACCTTCTGAAATACGCTAAACTGATTAGCATAAACCGTAGTATATTTGTTTTTGCCTATTTCAAGGTGCCATCTTGAAAACCCACCGTTATATGTCCTTCCTATTGTGCCAGCCCCAAATCCACCAAGTGGAGCTCCTTGTACATATGAATCATCAATCATTGGGTATTTAACATTTGGATGACCTGCATTTTTAAATTTCTCACCTATGCCTATTGTCCACGCACTATCTGGTATATCTATTTTATGACTTATTTTGTCTTCATTTATGTTAATTTTTTCTGAACATCCTGTTA contains:
- a CDS encoding GH116 family glycosyl hydrolase, which produces MRKVIILLFIFIFTISAILTGCSEKININEDKISHKIDIPDSAWTIGIGEKFKNAGHPNVKYPMIDDSYVQGAPLGGFGAGTIGRTYNGGFSRWHLEIGKNKYTTVYANQFSVFQKVEGNKDGVAQVLYAGEPENGYLSSWKWDYPKESGMYYALYPNSWYTYTNKDLPVQLAVKQFSPIIPYNYKETSYPVAVFKWTAYNPTNKNVDVSIMFTWQNMIGFFGKQVNVNSGNFNKIIKDKSKDSEIVAAVMGNISNDNEEWNGEYSIGVKKVPGVDISYKAKFVTTGDGSDLWHEFSKNGILDNKDDETPTKQDGIGSAIAVNFKLQPGQTIEVPFALSWDLPIMKFGGGDKWYKMYTKYFGKNGKNSFAILKEALNNYQKWEKMIDDWQKPILSNKSKPDWYKTALFNELYYLADGGTAWENGKVGEKDKRTNNMFGLLECFDYNYYETLDVRFYGSFPLVMLWPDIEKQVMRQFADTINVQDSSEFKVGSNGAMAVKKVQGMIPHDLGSSYALPWIKINAYDWQNPNIWKDLNSKYVLLVYRDYVLTGKTDKEFLKYTWKSVKTALDKLKEMDKDNDGIPDNEGIPDQTYDTWSMKGTSAYCGSLWLAALKAAQEIGKVLKDNEAYIKYNEWYKIAQQNFEKELWNGEYYNFDTESDHKDSIMADQLAGQWYADILRLGDILPKDHVQKALKKIYEFNVMKFENGKMGAVNGMRPDGIVDESDIQAQEVWTGVTYALASFMKYRGMTEEAYNTAYGVYKMTYDKSGKGYWFRTPEAWTKDGNYRASMYMRPLSIWSMEVNYNEV